A single Phragmites australis chromosome 4, lpPhrAust1.1, whole genome shotgun sequence DNA region contains:
- the LOC133916418 gene encoding tRNA (guanine(26)-N(2))-dimethyltransferase 1-like isoform X2 — translation MGEVEEKLKDYEIKREGEAEILMLKSNAVFFNPVQVHNRDMSIAVLRTFVAKHKEEHEALMKKRNKSHKKAKQNETSVQNGEDASTSQHDEIDVVREKELNQVVDEMDDLSKEATKTPSWKVTRELKPPLVLEALAASGLRSLRYAHEVNGLGKVVALDNDKASVEACKRNIKFNGASTISKVEAHLADARVYMLTHPKEFDVVDLDPYGSPSIFLDSAVQAVADGGLLMCTATDMAVLCGTNGEVCYSKYGSYPVKGKYCHEMALRILLASIESHANRYKRYIVPVLSVFMDFYVRVFVRVFTSASEIKNTPLKLSYVYQCVGCDSFHLQCLGRTIPKNNSVKYAPGIGPVVPQECSDCGKKFNVGGPVWSAPIHDEDWVVSTLTDVKSMKDRYPAYDKITSVLTTVSESP, via the exons ATGGGGGAAGTGGAGGAAAAGCTCAAGGACTACGAGATCAAGAGGGAAGGCGAGGCCGAGATACTCATGCTCAAGAGCAACGCCGTGTTCTTCAATCCTGTGCAG GTTCACAACAGAGATATGTCCATTGCTGTTTTAAGGACCTTTGTTGCCAAGCACAAGGAAGAACATGAGGCGCTGATGAAAAAGAGGAATAAGTCACATAAAAAAGCCAAACAAAATGAAACATCTGTTCAAAATGGAGAGGATGCTTCAACTAGCCAGCATGATGAAATAGATGTTGTTCGTGAAAAGGAACTAAATCAAGTTGTAGATGAAATGGATGATTTGTCAAAAGAAGCGACAAAGACACCTTCCTGGAAAGTAACCcgggagcttaagccaccactTGTTCTTGAG gcTTTGGCTGCTTCTGGGTTGAGGTCTCTCCGGTATGCCCATGAAGTCAATGGCTTAGGAAAGGTAGTTGCTCTGGACAATGATAAAG cTTCTGTTGAAGCTTGCAAGCGAAACATAAAATTCAATGGGGCTTCCACTATTAGTAAAGTGGAAGCTCACTTGGCTGATGCTCGAGTTTACATGCTCACACATCCAAAAGAATTTGATGTG GTCGATCTCGACCCTTATGGGTCACCATCTATATTCCTTGACTCAGCTGTACAAGCTGTTGCTGATGGTGGGCTATTGATGTGCACCGCCACTGATATGGCAGTCCTGTGTGGAACCAATGGAGAAGTTTGTTACTCCAA ATATGGTTCATATCCAGTCAAGGGCAAGTATTGCCATGAAATGGCTTTGAGAATCCTGCTTGCTAGTATTGAG AGCCATGCAAATCGGTACAAGCGATATATTGTGCCTGTTCTATCTGTGTTTATGGATTTTTATGTCCGTGTTTTTGTTCGAGTATTCAC TTCTGCAAGTGAAATAAAGAATACTCCTCTTAAACTTTCTTACGTATATCAATGTGTTGGTTGTGACTCTTTCCATCTTCAGTGTCTTGGGAGGACCATTCCTAAG aataACAGTGTGAAGTATGCACCTGGTATTGGGCCTGTTGTGCCTCAAGAGTGCAGCGATTGTGGAAAGAAATTTAATGTGGGTGGGCCAGTATGGTCTGCTCCTATTCATGATGAAGACTGGGTAGTTTCTACTTTGACAGATGTTAAGTCAATGAAGGATAGATATCCTGCATACGATAAAATTACTTCAGTTCTAACGACTGTGTCAGAG TCTCCATAA
- the LOC133916419 gene encoding uncharacterized protein LOC133916419, whose amino-acid sequence MGTKEAKAAAEAAAAAAAVDAGEAASTNQHTHSLKGCSSSAEKVYPIHSPLKKRKSQYELIDPRLLSLKYKFRNRLSRQEDESAATESLGYDGIFINNCGTDMMSIPEELESCENTLSLFGGCIEVDSKNGIEGQSLRKMFEAQASTSSSSINNFSSDTFSSSHSRGTRETDSWVMHDVEHDHPGLMLQPQYGNLERIYDVLEQYDDLMKNELACGDVHCSAANVIDEKLYSNGINDFQILPTSQAGYHGEKKLTIDQEFEQYFSRLML is encoded by the exons ATGGGAACAAAGGaggcgaaggcggcggcggaggcggcggcggcggcggcggcggtggatgcAGGGGAGGCAGCTTCCACCAACCAGCACACCCACAGCCTCAAAGGCTG TTCCAGCAGTGCGGAAAAAGTTTACCCTATCCACAGTCCACTTAAGAAAAGGAAGTCACAGTATGAGCTGATTGATCCAAGGCTACTATCACTTAAATACAAGTTTCGGAACCGATTATCTCGGCAGGAGGATGAGTCTGCAGCAACAGAAAGCTTAGGATATGATGGCATTTTCATCAACAACTGTGGCACGGACATGATGAGCATACCTGAAGAATTGGAGTCTTGTGAGAATACTCTAAGCCTTTTTGGTGGGTGCATTGAAGTGGACTCCAAAAATGGAATTGAGGGCCAATCTCTGAGAAAAATGTTTGAAGCCCAGGCATCCACATCCAGTAGCTCAATTAACAACTTTTCATCTGACACTTTCAGTTCTTCCCATAGCAGAGGCACCAGAGAGACTGACAGCTGGGTTATGCATGATGTAGAACATGATCATCCAGGTCTGATGTTGCAACCACAATACGGCAACCTAGAAAGGATATATGATGTACTTGAACAGTACGATGATCTAATGAAGAACGAACTAGCATGTGGTGATGTTCATTGCTCTGCTGCTAATGTCATCGACGAGAAGCTTTACTCAAACGGCATCAATGATTTCCAGATTTTGCCAACAAGCCAGGCTGGCTACCATG GCGAGAAGAAGCTAACCATCGATCAAGAATTTGAGCAGTATTTTTCAAGGCTCATGCTTTAG
- the LOC133916418 gene encoding tRNA (guanine(26)-N(2))-dimethyltransferase 1-like isoform X1: protein MGEVEEKLKDYEIKREGEAEILMLKSNAVFFNPVQVHNRDMSIAVLRTFVAKHKEEHEALMKKRNKSHKKAKQNETSVQNGEDASTSQHDEIDVVREKELNQVVDEMDDLSKEATKTPSWKVTRELKPPLVLEALAASGLRSLRYAHEVNGLGKVVALDNDKASVEACKRNIKFNGASTISKVEAHLADARVYMLTHPKEFDVVDLDPYGSPSIFLDSAVQAVADGGLLMCTATDMAVLCGTNGEVCYSKYGSYPVKGKYCHEMALRILLASIESHANRYKRYIVPVLSVFMDFYVRVFVRVFTSASEIKNTPLKLSYVYQCVGCDSFHLQCLGRTIPKNNSVKYAPGIGPVVPQECSDCGKKFNVGGPVWSAPIHDEDWVVSTLTDVKSMKDRYPAYDKITSVLTTVSEELHDVPLFFSLHNIAGTVKCTSPSLVMFRSAVLNAGYRISSTHVNPLGVKSDAPWDVIWDIMRCWVKNHPIKEQPRDSPGTAILSKSPILEANFSRAVAALSKAQVKKVKRFLPNPERHWGPKVRAGRKITSKHVSLLGAEAINGVVNGAISHEDGNGAVPDESAPEPEGIKGNENEPSTKRQKISDDEPASEP from the exons ATGGGGGAAGTGGAGGAAAAGCTCAAGGACTACGAGATCAAGAGGGAAGGCGAGGCCGAGATACTCATGCTCAAGAGCAACGCCGTGTTCTTCAATCCTGTGCAG GTTCACAACAGAGATATGTCCATTGCTGTTTTAAGGACCTTTGTTGCCAAGCACAAGGAAGAACATGAGGCGCTGATGAAAAAGAGGAATAAGTCACATAAAAAAGCCAAACAAAATGAAACATCTGTTCAAAATGGAGAGGATGCTTCAACTAGCCAGCATGATGAAATAGATGTTGTTCGTGAAAAGGAACTAAATCAAGTTGTAGATGAAATGGATGATTTGTCAAAAGAAGCGACAAAGACACCTTCCTGGAAAGTAACCcgggagcttaagccaccactTGTTCTTGAG gcTTTGGCTGCTTCTGGGTTGAGGTCTCTCCGGTATGCCCATGAAGTCAATGGCTTAGGAAAGGTAGTTGCTCTGGACAATGATAAAG cTTCTGTTGAAGCTTGCAAGCGAAACATAAAATTCAATGGGGCTTCCACTATTAGTAAAGTGGAAGCTCACTTGGCTGATGCTCGAGTTTACATGCTCACACATCCAAAAGAATTTGATGTG GTCGATCTCGACCCTTATGGGTCACCATCTATATTCCTTGACTCAGCTGTACAAGCTGTTGCTGATGGTGGGCTATTGATGTGCACCGCCACTGATATGGCAGTCCTGTGTGGAACCAATGGAGAAGTTTGTTACTCCAA ATATGGTTCATATCCAGTCAAGGGCAAGTATTGCCATGAAATGGCTTTGAGAATCCTGCTTGCTAGTATTGAG AGCCATGCAAATCGGTACAAGCGATATATTGTGCCTGTTCTATCTGTGTTTATGGATTTTTATGTCCGTGTTTTTGTTCGAGTATTCAC TTCTGCAAGTGAAATAAAGAATACTCCTCTTAAACTTTCTTACGTATATCAATGTGTTGGTTGTGACTCTTTCCATCTTCAGTGTCTTGGGAGGACCATTCCTAAG aataACAGTGTGAAGTATGCACCTGGTATTGGGCCTGTTGTGCCTCAAGAGTGCAGCGATTGTGGAAAGAAATTTAATGTGGGTGGGCCAGTATGGTCTGCTCCTATTCATGATGAAGACTGGGTAGTTTCTACTTTGACAGATGTTAAGTCAATGAAGGATAGATATCCTGCATACGATAAAATTACTTCAGTTCTAACGACTGTGTCAGAG GAGTTACATGACGTTCCATTGTTTTTCAGTCTCCATAACATAGCCGGTACTGTTAAGTGCACATCTCCATCTTTGGTTATGTTCCGGTCTGCAGTTCTAAATGCAGGATATAGGATCTCAAGCACCCATGTTAATCCACTTGGGGTAAAGTCTGATGCCCCTTGGGATGTTATTTGGGACATCATGCGCTGCTGG GTGAAGAACCATCCTATTAAGGAACAGCCACGTGACTCTCCCGGCACAGCAATTCTTTCAAAATCGCCGATTCTCGAG GCAAACTTCTCAAGAGCAGTTGCTGCCCTCAGCAAGGCTCAGGTGAAGAAGGTTAAGCGGTTCCTTCCAAACCCAGAACGCCACTGGGGTCCAAAGGTCAGAGCAGGTCGGAAGATCACGAGTAAGCATGTCTCCCTGTTGGGCGCTGAGGCTATCAACGGTGTTGTAAATGGAGCTATCAGCCACGAAGATGGAAACGGAGCAGTGCCAGATGAGTCAGCTCCAGAACCTGAAGGGATCAAAGGTAACGAGAACGAACCCTCGACCAAACGCCAAAAAATCAGTGATGATGAACCGGCAAGCGAACCTTGA